One Arthrobacter sp. StoSoilB20 DNA segment encodes these proteins:
- a CDS encoding vitamin K epoxide reductase family protein has product MPSTARGNLAHQSTNSADDLSTPAGPQQSPIPRTARDKPFALLLLITGVIGWLASGALVLEKLEVLKDPNHVTVCDVNPWVSCGAVMQTPQSSVFGFPNMFIGIVAFAVIITTAMGILAGAKFSRGYWLGLQAGVTLGFAFVVWLWSQALYAIHVLCPFCMVVWAAMIPLFVWVTIRNITHGVIKAPPALAKLLGDSGWIIVALLYVAVIATIFFSFIHIFVGSNA; this is encoded by the coding sequence ATGCCGAGCACAGCCAGGGGAAACCTGGCACACCAGTCCACCAACTCCGCGGATGATTTGTCCACGCCGGCAGGGCCGCAACAGTCCCCGATCCCCCGGACTGCCCGGGACAAGCCCTTTGCCCTGCTGCTTCTCATTACCGGAGTGATCGGGTGGCTTGCCTCGGGAGCCTTGGTTCTGGAGAAACTCGAGGTCCTCAAGGACCCCAACCACGTCACGGTGTGCGACGTGAACCCGTGGGTTTCCTGCGGCGCCGTCATGCAGACACCGCAAAGTTCGGTGTTCGGATTCCCCAACATGTTCATCGGCATTGTCGCCTTTGCCGTCATCATCACCACGGCAATGGGCATTCTGGCGGGCGCGAAGTTCTCACGGGGTTACTGGTTGGGCCTCCAGGCCGGAGTTACCCTCGGCTTTGCCTTCGTTGTTTGGCTGTGGTCACAGGCCCTTTACGCCATCCACGTACTCTGCCCGTTCTGCATGGTGGTGTGGGCAGCCATGATTCCGTTGTTTGTCTGGGTGACCATTCGTAACATCACCCACGGAGTCATCAAGGCCCCGCCTGCCCTGGCAAAGCTGCTGGGCGACTCGGGCTGGATCATCGTGGCGCTCCTGTACGTTGCCGTCATCGCCACCATCTTTTTCTCCTTCATCCACATCTTCGTGGGTTCAAACGCCTAG